Proteins found in one Calditrichota bacterium genomic segment:
- a CDS encoding AAA family ATPase, with amino-acid sequence MPEEPRPFNIDNRVQEILKEQVQPDPDEYGAPPGGRSFEPSVEEIRFDTKPSELIDYLKSYIVGQDSAIEVAATKICTHFHRMRLEREHPELPRIVGHVKSNLLLVGPTGVGKTYLIKLIAHKLRVPFVKGDATKFSETGYVGGDVEDLVRDLVHQAGGNIPLAEYGIIYIDEIDKIASAGNWFGPDVSRSGVQRNLLKLMEETEVDMKVPHDLASQMEAVIETQRTGKSVRKKVNTRNILFVMSGAFNGLTEIIARRLKKGGMGFTGVEMASREDARNLLTRLHPQDLTDYGFESEFVGRIPVMVTMSDLDEEGLFGILKNPNSAVVQGKRRDFAAYGIDLQFDDDALRLIASEAHRRGSGARGLVGVVERVLLPFERSLPGVGVSRLRVTSELYHQPEEVLQAMLPAALVEQFCRRFVARSGIRLEFTDGAIRTARDMARAAGESLDRFLEGILKDYEYGLKLVGKSALNITSELLEDAPGYLDRLVKRAYRSRQS; translated from the coding sequence ATGCCTGAAGAACCCCGTCCCTTCAATATCGACAACCGCGTTCAGGAAATCCTGAAGGAGCAGGTTCAGCCCGACCCCGACGAGTATGGCGCGCCTCCGGGAGGACGGTCTTTCGAGCCGTCGGTTGAGGAAATCCGTTTCGACACCAAGCCGTCGGAACTGATCGACTACCTGAAGTCCTACATCGTCGGTCAGGATTCTGCCATCGAGGTAGCCGCGACGAAGATATGCACCCATTTCCACCGGATGCGTCTCGAACGCGAGCACCCCGAACTGCCGCGCATCGTCGGTCACGTTAAGTCGAATCTCCTTCTGGTCGGCCCGACCGGGGTTGGGAAGACCTACCTCATCAAGTTGATAGCACATAAATTGCGGGTGCCGTTCGTCAAAGGCGACGCGACCAAGTTCAGCGAAACCGGCTATGTCGGCGGCGACGTCGAGGACCTCGTGCGCGACCTCGTCCATCAAGCCGGCGGGAACATCCCGCTCGCTGAATACGGCATCATCTACATCGACGAGATCGACAAGATCGCCTCGGCTGGCAACTGGTTCGGCCCCGATGTCTCGCGCAGCGGCGTGCAGCGCAACCTGCTGAAACTGATGGAAGAGACGGAGGTCGATATGAAGGTGCCGCACGACCTCGCCAGTCAAATGGAAGCGGTGATCGAAACCCAGCGCACCGGTAAATCGGTGCGCAAAAAGGTCAACACCCGCAACATCCTCTTTGTGATGTCAGGCGCCTTCAACGGCTTGACCGAGATTATCGCGCGACGACTCAAAAAAGGCGGAATGGGCTTCACCGGTGTCGAAATGGCTTCCCGTGAGGACGCGCGCAACCTGCTCACGCGGCTTCATCCGCAAGACCTGACCGATTACGGCTTCGAGTCGGAGTTCGTCGGGCGGATTCCGGTGATGGTGACGATGAGCGACCTCGACGAGGAAGGCTTGTTTGGCATACTGAAGAACCCCAACAGCGCGGTGGTGCAGGGCAAACGGCGCGACTTCGCCGCCTACGGCATCGACCTCCAGTTCGACGACGATGCGCTCCGGTTGATTGCGTCCGAAGCGCACCGGAGAGGCTCCGGCGCGCGCGGTCTGGTTGGCGTTGTGGAGCGAGTCCTCCTGCCCTTTGAACGGTCGCTGCCGGGGGTCGGCGTCAGCCGGCTGCGCGTAACTTCAGAACTCTATCACCAGCCGGAAGAGGTCTTGCAGGCGATGCTCCCGGCCGCTTTGGTGGAGCAGTTCTGCCGGAGGTTCGTCGCGCGCAGCGGCATCCGCCTCGAGTTCACCGACGGTGCGATCCGCACCGCCCGGGATATGGCGCGGGCAGCAGGCGAATCCCTCGATCGGTTCCTTGAGGGAATCCTAAAGGACTATGAATACGGGCTTAAACTGGTAGGCAAATCGGCGCTTAATATCACCTCCGAATTACTCGAAGACGCTCCCGGCTACCTCGACCGGTTGGTGAAGAGAGCCTATCGCAGCCGGCAAAGTTAG
- a CDS encoding pyruvate, phosphate dikinase, giving the protein MSNQFVYFFGAGSAEGRADMKNLLGGKGANLAEMTNIGLPVPPGFTITTEVCTHHMETGGYPEGLEEFVRDAMAKVEAIIGDNFGDTSRPLLVSVRSGARASMPGMMDTILNLGLNDATIKGLLARTGNPRFAWDSYRRFVQMYGDVVLGVKAASDREADPFEEALDEAKSSRGVKHDTELMAEDLSRLVDRFKEIIADRKGVRFPEDPWEQLWGAIGAVFHSWMNDRAVEYRRLNSIPAHWGTAVNVQAMVFGNMGDDSGTGVAFTRNPASGAREFYGEYLTNAQGEDVVAGIRTPKPIVELAAEMPPVYAQLDEVRATLETHFRDMQDFEFTIQKGRLWMLQTRAGKRTGVAAVKIAVEMVNEGLIQPREALLRVQPDQLNQLLRPVFDPVQKAAAIKEGRMLARGLNAGPGAASGRIAFSASEAVALSAKSEPAILVRIETSPEDIKGMNAADGILTARGGMTSHAALVARQMGKVCVAGCDALKIDYSAGVLRAGVNTLREGDFISIDGTTGEVIAGKLATIASEVVQVLIGRSLAPERSDIYHAFAQLMSWADSERRLRIRTNADQPDQADAARALGAEGIGLCRTEHMFFGGDRIAAVREMILAESEAGRKAALDKLLPMQREDFAGIFRAMDDHPVTIRTLDPPLHEFLPHSDADIEQVARHSGLSVERLRARIEALHEANPMLGHRGCRLGIVFPEITAMQVRAILEAAVEASSEGVAVHPEIMIPLVGFRAELEAQVRIVRDVAEAVFAAQGRRIDYLVGTMIELPRAAIIADQIAAVAEFFSFGTNDLTQTTLGISRDDSKGFIPFYLEHGILEDEPFQTLDKAGVGKLMEWGVAGGRRTRPTLKVGICGEHGGDPRSVVFCHHLGFDYVSCSPYRVPIARLAAAQAALEFRSDGTVA; this is encoded by the coding sequence ATGAGCAACCAGTTCGTCTATTTCTTTGGCGCTGGATCGGCCGAAGGCCGCGCCGATATGAAAAATCTGCTCGGCGGCAAGGGCGCCAACCTCGCCGAGATGACCAACATCGGTCTGCCGGTTCCACCCGGGTTCACCATTACCACCGAAGTCTGCACCCATCACATGGAGACGGGAGGCTACCCTGAGGGTCTGGAGGAGTTTGTCCGGGATGCGATGGCAAAGGTTGAAGCGATTATCGGCGACAACTTCGGAGATACAAGTCGGCCGCTCCTCGTCAGTGTCCGTTCGGGCGCGCGCGCCTCAATGCCCGGAATGATGGACACGATCCTCAATTTAGGACTGAATGACGCCACAATCAAAGGACTCTTAGCCCGAACCGGCAATCCCCGCTTTGCATGGGATTCCTATCGCCGCTTCGTGCAGATGTATGGCGACGTCGTTCTCGGGGTCAAAGCCGCTTCCGACCGCGAAGCCGACCCGTTTGAGGAAGCCCTCGACGAAGCCAAGTCTTCCCGCGGCGTAAAGCACGATACGGAACTGATGGCTGAGGACTTGAGTCGTCTTGTTGACCGGTTCAAGGAGATCATTGCCGACCGCAAGGGCGTTCGTTTTCCGGAAGACCCCTGGGAGCAACTTTGGGGCGCGATCGGCGCGGTCTTTCATTCCTGGATGAATGATCGGGCGGTCGAGTATCGCCGCCTCAACAGCATCCCGGCACACTGGGGCACAGCGGTCAACGTTCAAGCAATGGTCTTCGGCAATATGGGCGACGACTCCGGCACCGGCGTCGCCTTCACCCGCAATCCGGCATCGGGTGCGCGCGAGTTCTACGGTGAATATCTCACCAACGCCCAGGGCGAAGACGTCGTCGCAGGAATCCGGACGCCCAAGCCGATCGTCGAATTGGCTGCTGAAATGCCGCCCGTCTATGCGCAATTGGACGAGGTGCGTGCGACCCTTGAGACTCACTTTCGCGATATGCAGGATTTTGAGTTTACGATTCAAAAAGGCCGCCTCTGGATGCTCCAGACCCGCGCCGGCAAGCGAACCGGCGTCGCAGCGGTGAAGATCGCGGTCGAAATGGTGAACGAAGGTCTCATTCAGCCGCGGGAAGCGCTCCTTAGGGTTCAGCCCGACCAGTTGAATCAACTCCTCAGGCCGGTCTTCGATCCAGTCCAGAAGGCAGCGGCGATCAAGGAGGGCCGAATGCTCGCCAGAGGACTTAACGCCGGGCCCGGCGCGGCGTCAGGGCGCATCGCCTTCTCAGCCTCCGAAGCCGTCGCACTTAGTGCTAAAAGCGAACCGGCGATCCTCGTGCGGATCGAAACCTCGCCCGAAGACATCAAGGGAATGAACGCTGCCGACGGCATCCTTACGGCGCGGGGCGGGATGACCTCCCATGCGGCGTTGGTGGCGCGTCAGATGGGCAAGGTCTGCGTCGCCGGCTGCGATGCGCTAAAAATCGACTATTCGGCAGGAGTGTTGAGAGCCGGGGTGAACACTCTTCGCGAAGGCGACTTCATCAGCATCGACGGCACCACCGGAGAGGTGATAGCGGGGAAATTGGCGACCATCGCCTCAGAAGTCGTTCAAGTGCTGATCGGGCGATCGCTTGCGCCCGAGCGGTCGGATATATACCACGCCTTTGCACAACTTATGTCGTGGGCCGACAGCGAGCGGCGACTGCGCATCCGCACCAATGCCGACCAGCCCGATCAAGCCGATGCGGCGCGGGCTCTCGGCGCCGAGGGGATCGGGCTCTGCCGGACCGAACACATGTTCTTCGGCGGCGACCGGATCGCTGCCGTGCGGGAAATGATTCTCGCTGAAAGCGAAGCCGGACGCAAGGCGGCGCTGGACAAACTCCTGCCGATGCAGCGGGAAGACTTCGCAGGCATCTTCCGGGCGATGGACGATCATCCGGTTACGATCCGCACCCTCGATCCGCCGCTCCACGAGTTTTTACCGCACAGCGACGCCGATATCGAGCAGGTAGCCCGGCACTCGGGTCTCTCTGTCGAGCGTTTGCGGGCGCGAATCGAGGCATTACACGAAGCCAATCCGATGCTTGGCCATCGCGGCTGCCGGCTCGGGATCGTCTTCCCCGAGATCACTGCGATGCAGGTGCGGGCAATCCTCGAAGCGGCCGTCGAGGCGTCGTCGGAGGGTGTCGCGGTGCATCCTGAGATCATGATACCGCTGGTCGGTTTTCGAGCCGAACTCGAAGCGCAGGTGAGGATTGTGCGAGATGTCGCCGAAGCGGTCTTTGCCGCCCAGGGACGCAGGATTGATTACCTCGTCGGGACGATGATCGAGCTGCCCCGTGCTGCCATCATCGCTGACCAGATCGCGGCTGTCGCGGAGTTCTTCTCGTTCGGAACCAACGACCTCACCCAGACGACGCTCGGCATCAGCCGCGACGACTCCAAGGGTTTCATACCTTTCTACCTGGAGCACGGCATCCTTGAGGATGAGCCATTTCAGACGCTCGATAAGGCGGGCGTCGGGAAGTTGATGGAATGGGGCGTTGCAGGTGGGCGTCGGACGCGCCCAACGCTGAAGGTCGGCATTTGCGGCGAGCATGGCGGCGATCCGCGATCGGTCGTCTTTTGCCACCACCTCGGATTCGACTATGTCTCCTGCTCGCCCTACCGGGTGCCGATAGCCCGGCTGGCTGCGGCACAGGCGGCTCTGGAATTCAGATCCGATGGAACAGTGGCGTGA
- a CDS encoding UDP-N-acetylmuramoyl-tripeptide--D-alanyl-D-alanine ligase, with protein MASENRIQTPPSSVLRHPAVCLRHFNRPIQTCPFGLSHFITGTSINRDAVNFILIIALLLTLPAWAFGLWTRLKSHLHILQLEDYSPVRLGQFLWKRRRVWLPGWDLVGVIMVIAAATVLEMHWSAGRDKSLPLGDINSTLRLLLAAGLFAYALFLALGARGMRKRLRSARKPLVMTARARRILLAGTGLAVTVFLALIASPLTRWLGGAEIVFTMLFMERMAGLWLAGAVMALEPFEALSRRRYLSEAQQIVKDVRPLVIGVTGSYGKTGTKELLSAMLSARYNVYRPPGSYNTLMGVTRAIREGLRPYHEAFVVEMGAYRKGSIANVCDLVQPQHGIITVIGIQHLERFGSQQAIKEAKSELIRALPPDGVAVLNGSDPLSREIGAAHRGEVIWFEVGTDEVRGGGNGEGRTATVQAFDLKVGPGGTTFQLRFPDGEVVSTHLSLLGRSGVANATAAAALADRLGIARRDIVQTLANMPPVRHRLERRPGENGITIIDDAFNSNPTGARDALEVLSMATGGKRILVTPGMIELGPMETEANRTLGRQAASACDLVLLIGGRRTNPIRDGLIEAGFPTANIRTAMTLPEGLEQIKPLLQSGDTMLFENDLPDQYEGL; from the coding sequence ATGGCAAGCGAAAACCGGATCCAGACACCCCCGTCATCGGTGTTAAGGCACCCGGCGGTTTGTCTGAGACATTTTAATCGCCCAATTCAGACTTGCCCGTTTGGTCTATCCCACTTCATTACAGGAACCTCCATCAACCGCGACGCCGTCAATTTCATCCTTATCATCGCCCTGCTGCTAACCCTTCCAGCCTGGGCTTTTGGCCTCTGGACGCGCCTGAAGAGCCACTTGCACATCCTGCAACTTGAAGACTATAGCCCGGTGCGGCTGGGGCAGTTCCTTTGGAAGCGCAGGCGGGTCTGGCTTCCCGGCTGGGATCTCGTCGGCGTGATCATGGTGATTGCAGCGGCGACGGTGCTCGAGATGCACTGGTCAGCCGGCAGGGATAAGAGCCTCCCCCTTGGAGATATCAATTCGACATTACGACTCTTGCTCGCTGCTGGACTATTCGCTTACGCTCTGTTCCTTGCGCTGGGAGCGCGTGGTATGCGCAAGAGACTGCGCAGCGCCCGAAAGCCTCTGGTGATGACGGCTCGGGCGCGGCGAATTCTGCTCGCCGGGACCGGGCTGGCGGTGACCGTCTTCCTCGCGCTCATTGCGAGTCCACTCACGCGCTGGCTCGGCGGCGCCGAGATCGTCTTCACGATGCTCTTTATGGAGCGGATGGCGGGACTATGGCTGGCTGGTGCAGTGATGGCCCTTGAGCCGTTTGAGGCGCTCTCCCGGAGACGCTACCTGAGCGAGGCGCAGCAGATCGTCAAAGATGTCCGTCCGTTAGTGATCGGTGTAACCGGCTCCTATGGCAAGACCGGCACCAAGGAGTTGCTTTCGGCGATGCTCTCAGCGCGCTACAACGTCTATCGTCCGCCCGGCAGTTACAATACCCTGATGGGTGTAACGCGTGCCATCCGGGAAGGTCTTCGTCCTTATCATGAAGCCTTCGTAGTCGAGATGGGCGCCTATCGGAAAGGCTCGATAGCGAATGTCTGCGACCTCGTCCAGCCGCAGCACGGCATCATCACGGTCATCGGGATTCAGCATCTCGAGCGGTTCGGATCGCAGCAGGCGATAAAGGAAGCGAAGTCGGAACTGATCCGCGCGTTGCCGCCGGACGGGGTGGCGGTCTTGAACGGCAGCGACCCGCTCAGCCGGGAAATCGGTGCAGCGCATCGGGGGGAGGTGATATGGTTCGAGGTGGGAACTGACGAGGTAAGGGGAGGAGGGAATGGGGAAGGCCGAACCGCGACTGTGCAGGCATTCGACCTAAAAGTGGGACCGGGGGGCACGACCTTTCAACTACGGTTCCCGGATGGTGAAGTCGTGAGTACGCACCTGTCGCTGTTGGGACGCAGCGGAGTTGCCAATGCGACTGCTGCGGCGGCATTGGCCGACCGGCTCGGCATCGCACGTCGCGACATCGTCCAAACGCTTGCCAACATGCCGCCAGTCCGGCACCGTCTGGAACGACGCCCCGGCGAGAACGGCATCACTATCATCGACGACGCCTTTAATTCCAATCCTACTGGCGCCCGGGACGCACTCGAAGTCCTCTCGATGGCCACCGGCGGCAAACGAATTCTGGTAACACCGGGCATGATCGAACTCGGCCCGATGGAAACAGAGGCTAATCGTACCCTTGGCCGGCAGGCAGCCAGCGCCTGCGACCTGGTGCTGCTCATCGGCGGCAGGCGGACGAATCCGATCCGCGACGGCTTGATCGAAGCCGGCTTCCCCACGGCAAACATCCGGACCGCCATGACGCTCCCGGAGGGCTTGGAGCAGATAAAGCCGCTCCTCCAGTCGGGCGATACGATGCTCTTTGAAAACGACCTGCCGGATCAGTATGAGGGATTGTAA
- a CDS encoding T9SS type A sorting domain-containing protein, translating into SYAFDRTGGYALKAKVFDPNVDPVPADSVQWAIQVRGVIRAFEPNLAEISLEPRQETTFELIPFNANNDSIEFWWTLNEADTMSIESTLSISFQDTGRYVVTAFARQEAELDSQIWFVRVENSLDVRGEGGAFVPGDLTLDIFPNPFNDRAEVAITAPTIGAASLALFDVRGREVWSRRIQLTAGQSRITIGEGAVNAPGVYLIKFESGGRRLLRKVVVLK; encoded by the coding sequence GGTCCTACGCGTTCGACCGGACGGGTGGCTATGCCTTGAAAGCCAAGGTCTTCGATCCCAACGTCGATCCGGTGCCGGCAGATTCCGTCCAATGGGCGATTCAGGTGCGCGGCGTCATCCGCGCCTTTGAGCCGAATCTCGCTGAAATCTCCCTCGAGCCGCGTCAGGAAACGACCTTCGAATTAATTCCCTTCAATGCCAACAACGACTCTATCGAGTTCTGGTGGACGCTGAATGAAGCCGACACTATGTCCATCGAGTCCACTTTGTCCATTTCATTTCAAGACACCGGCAGGTATGTCGTGACTGCCTTTGCCCGTCAGGAAGCGGAACTGGACAGCCAGATTTGGTTTGTGAGGGTTGAAAACTCTCTGGATGTTAGGGGTGAAGGCGGCGCCTTTGTGCCCGGAGATTTGACTCTTGATATCTTCCCCAACCCCTTCAATGACCGCGCGGAGGTTGCCATCACTGCCCCCACCATTGGCGCCGCTTCATTGGCGCTGTTCGACGTCCGCGGCCGGGAGGTCTGGTCGCGGCGTATTCAACTGACTGCCGGTCAAAGCCGGATAACAATCGGCGAAGGCGCGGTGAACGCGCCGGGGGTCTATCTGATCAAGTTCGAATCCGGCGGGCGGCGCTTGCTGCGGAAGGTGGTGGTGCTGAAGTGA